From one Dermacentor variabilis isolate Ectoservices chromosome 3, ASM5094787v1, whole genome shotgun sequence genomic stretch:
- the LOC142576039 gene encoding beta-1,4-glucuronyltransferase 1-like, whose product MAGSNRPELRLAYRIFVTVNILLAVYNMICFQMPRTDVKPCVLVITNHSQQEVADYAAKISQPPPRLPPPQSQPVKAAAPTSLVQKPQFQNRQPLQSKLATTRAPVAASLSRIGDSNAGGNRVDSTPKKEASATTVTKYVVQEDFILSDVSVPFNDSVTLTTQATHEFLQHVPVLCSRWQGPISVAVFAPGTDYAVVLDKIAFLRHCGDPCVSANVTWHMVFDRDHAPPAAVVVDSSSSAVFLQSWNGSCASDVMGREYAQFRKAHKMTYPINVLRNVARRRARTRYILASDIELYPSANVIPRFLSLVAERRRRNATEAGAPQVFVLPIFEVQAKQRPPLTKRVLVGMLRNKTAIFFHKWVCDQCQKFPKREEWIEYVPADDDALGILTTTKRDRTKRSWEPIYIGTNDDPFYGEELTWEGKRDKMSQSYELCLRGYDFHILDNAFLVHAPGIKTIIASEERRRVPFVKVNNAHHARIMNSLKSRYPALAKDC is encoded by the exons ATGGCGGGCTCCAACAGGCCCGAGCTCCGCCTCGCGTATCGCATCTTCGTCACGGTCAACATTCTGCTTGCCGTGTACAACATGATATGCTTCCAGATGCCCCGCACCGACGTCAAGCCCTGCGTGCTCGTCATCACCAATCACTCGCAGCAGGAAGTCGCGGATTACGCTGCCAAGATTTCGCAGCCTCCCCCTCGGCTACCGCCACCCCAATCACAGCCGGTCAAGGCTGCTGCCCCGACCAGCCTCGTCCAAAAACCCCAGTTCCAGAACAGGCAGCCCCTCCAGTCAAAGCTAGCCACTACCCGCGCGCCGGTCGCAGCGAGTCTTAGTCGGATCGGCGACAGCAACGCTGGCGGCAACAGGGTCGACTCCACGCCAAAGAAAGAAGCGTCGGCGACGACGGTGACCAAGTACGTCGTCCAGGAGGACTTCATACTCTCAGACGTTTCGGTGCCGTTCAACGACAGCGTCACCCTCACGACGCAGGCGACTCACGAGTTCCTGCAGCACGTTCCGGTGCTGTGCTCCCGATGGCAAGGGCCCATCTCTGTGGCCGTCTTCGCACCGGGCACCGACTACGCAGTGGTGCTGGACAAGATCGCCTTCCTGCGCCACTGTGGCGACCCGTGCGTAAGTGCGAACGTGACGTGGCACATGGTGTTCGACAGGGACCACGCGCCGCCGGCGGCAGTCGTGGTCGACTCGTCTTCTTCCGCGGTCTTTCTCCAGTCCTGGAACGGTTCGTGTGCCTCGGACGTGATGGGGCGCGAGTACGCGCAGTTCCGCAAGGCGCACAAAATGACCTACCCGATCAACGTGCTCCGGAACGTTGCGCGGCGCCGGGCCCGCACGCGCTACATTCTCGCCTCGGACATCGAGCTTTACCCCAGCGCCAACGTGATTCCGCGCTTCCTGAGCCTCGTCGCTGAGCGCCGGCGTCGCAACGCCACCGAAGCGGGGGCGCCCCAGGTGTTCGTGCTGCCTATCTTCGAGGTGCAAGCCAAGCAGCGGCCGCCCCTGACCAAGCGAGTCCTGGTCGGGATGCTGCGCAACAAGACGGCCATCTTCTTCCACAAGTGGGTCTGCGACCAGTGCCAGAAGTTCCCCAAGCGAGAGGAGTGGATCGAGTACGTACCGGCCGATGACGACGCGTTGGGCATTCTCACCACGACAAAGCGCGACCGCACCAAGCGCTCCTGGGAGCCCATCTACATCGGAACCAACGACGATCCCTTCTACGGAGAAGAGCTCACCTGGGAGGGCAAGAGGGACAAGATGTCACAG AGCTACGAGTTGTGTCTACGCGGCTACGACTTCCACATCCTGGACAACGCCTTCCTGGTGCACGCACCCGGCATCAAGACCATCATCGCCAGTGAGGAGCGCCGCAGGGTGCCCTTCGTGAAAGTGAACAATGCGCACCACGCGCGAATCATGAACAGCCTCAAGTCTCGGTACCCGGCGCTGGCCAAGGACTGTTAG